The Candidatus Binatia bacterium DNA segment GGTTAGTGGAGATCGATCACGTCGCCGTCGTCGTCAAGGATCTGGAGGCCACGCTGCGTCTCTACACGCGCACCCTCGGCTTCAAGGAAGTCTACCGCGAGGTGATCTACGACCAAGGCGTCGAGGCGGTCGGCCTGCAAGCCGGCGACGCCTTCGTCGAACTGCTGCTGCCGCTCGACGAGGCTTCGCCGATCGCGCGTTACCGCGGCGACGCACCGAGCAGGCTGCACCACACGGCCTACCGCGTGCCGGACATCGAGGCCGCGCTCGCAAAGCTGCGCTCGCAAGGCGTGCGCCTCATCGACGAGCGGCCGCGCAAAGGTGCACACGGTAGCTTGATTGCTTTCCTCCACCCGAAGGCGACGGACGGCGTACTCATCGAACTCGTCCAGCGTTGATTTCGGGAATCCTCGATCGGCGCCGCCGCGCGCTGTTCTGGTCTACGATCGCATCGGCGGCCTTCCATATCACCTTCCTGACGCTCCTCTTCTACGCCGTGGCGCGTATCTTCGTTCCGCGCGGCACGCCCGAGGTCGTCATGCAGCGCACGGTGGTCACGATTCAAACTGCGGCGCCGTCGACGCCGGCGCCGCAGCGCATCTCGCACCCGATCCATCAGCACGAGTCGTC contains these protein-coding regions:
- the mce gene encoding methylmalonyl-CoA epimerase; amino-acid sequence: MEIDHVAVVVKDLEATLRLYTRTLGFKEVYREVIYDQGVEAVGLQAGDAFVELLLPLDEASPIARYRGDAPSRLHHTAYRVPDIEAALAKLRSQGVRLIDERPRKGAHGSLIAFLHPKATDGVLIELVQR